In Marinitoga hydrogenitolerans DSM 16785, one genomic interval encodes:
- a CDS encoding mannose-1-phosphate guanylyltransferase has protein sequence MKAIILAGGSGERFWPLSTSKKPKQFLKIFSEKSLIRETFERLNYKLEPKDIYVVTAENYKEETLNEIPELNEKNVLLEPVARNTAPACFLGTLVADENEVVFILPADHYIPNKEKFWKTVESGILAAKKYNGLITMGINPTRPETGYGYIEAENELGNSIMKVRNFKEKPDFNTALKYLKEGNYYWNSGMFFWKKEVFLDEMKTYNEDIYKDMKDLDPNNIELLHKKYQSIRKISIDYALMEKSNRVYMVKAEYEWSDVGNWVSVREMEGYSDNNENVHLVDSKNVYVKTDKNVGIVGLKNIIVIDTENGLLIAKEDKINDIREIVKQLREKKEF, from the coding sequence ATGAAAGCAATAATTTTAGCAGGTGGTTCAGGTGAAAGATTCTGGCCATTAAGCACATCTAAAAAACCAAAACAATTTTTAAAAATTTTTTCAGAGAAGTCTTTAATTAGAGAAACGTTTGAAAGATTAAATTATAAATTAGAACCAAAAGATATTTATGTAGTAACAGCTGAAAATTATAAGGAAGAAACATTAAATGAAATACCAGAATTAAACGAAAAAAATGTATTATTGGAACCAGTTGCAAGAAACACAGCTCCCGCATGTTTTTTAGGAACATTAGTTGCGGATGAAAATGAGGTTGTTTTTATTTTACCTGCAGATCATTATATACCAAATAAAGAAAAATTCTGGAAAACAGTTGAAAGTGGGATTTTAGCTGCTAAAAAATATAATGGATTGATTACAATGGGAATTAATCCAACAAGACCAGAAACAGGATATGGTTATATAGAAGCAGAAAATGAATTGGGAAATAGTATAATGAAAGTAAGAAATTTTAAAGAAAAACCGGATTTTAATACTGCTTTAAAATATTTAAAAGAGGGAAATTATTATTGGAACAGCGGTATGTTTTTTTGGAAAAAAGAAGTATTTTTAGATGAAATGAAAACATATAATGAAGATATATATAAAGATATGAAAGATTTAGATCCAAATAATATTGAATTATTACATAAAAAATATCAAAGTATCAGAAAAATAAGCATTGATTATGCATTAATGGAAAAATCAAATAGAGTATATATGGTGAAAGCGGAATATGAATGGTCAGATGTGGGTAATTGGGTTTCGGTAAGAGAAATGGAAGGTTATTCTGATAACAATGAAAACGTGCATCTGGTTGATAGTAAAAATGTATATGTCAAAACGGATAAAAATGTAGGAATAGTAGGATTAAAGAATATTATAGTAATAGACACAGAAAATGGATTATTAATAGCAAAAGAGGATAAGATAAATGATATAAGGGAAATTGTAAAGCAATTAAGAGAAAAAAAAGAATTCTAA